A section of the Leptotrichia buccalis C-1013-b genome encodes:
- a CDS encoding type IV toxin-antitoxin system AbiEi family antitoxin domain-containing protein, producing MEIRKRELLIRKIKENNGIITTKEVINLGIHKDVLKELTIKKELEKITNGLYALPSENIDEYLYFSYKKYPKVFFLTKQRRIYKDYQHVCPLFM from the coding sequence ATGGAAATTAGAAAACGTGAACTTCTAATTAGAAAAATAAAAGAAAATAATGGAATTATAACTACTAAAGAAGTTATAAATCTTGGTATTCATAAAGATGTACTAAAAGAATTAACTATAAAAAAGGAACTTGAAAAAATAACAAATGGGCTCTATGCACTTCCAAGTGAGAATATTGATGAGTATCTTTATTTCTCATACAAGAAATACCCAAAGGTATTTTTTCTCACGAAACAGCGGCGTATTTACAAGGATTATCAACACGTATGCCCCTTGTTTATGTGA
- the murD gene encoding UDP-N-acetylmuramoyl-L-alanine--D-glutamate ligase, with translation MDKAIVFGAGLSGLGAKELLEKKGYETYLIDDKVAMPSTEGIKLLNEEKIEFIVKSPGIPWKAELLKVAKEKNVKVISEIDLAYKYVDKNVKIISFTGTNGKTTTSTKMAELLNFSGFRAKLAGNAGFSFAKLVADEEKLDYIVLELSSYQLENNPQIHSNIAGIINLTPDHLTRYNSVEDYYITKFNIFDKQVESDFALINLDDKEFEKLYERNEIKEKIKSKKIYLSTETKGTIFVYKNDICIMKDFKKRIDEIENFDENVDKVSEILMKTDELSLKGKHNLENMLFLIGSAKILNISNEKISEFLKSTVALEHRLENFFIKGNTIFINDSKGTNVESTLKAIDSFDNSIIMILGGDDKKIDNMPLIERIKEKADFVYLIGDNAQILIDDMEKIGYKNYKNLETVENVLNYLKENIDFSKNQTVLFSPATSSFCQFKSFEHRGKVFKELTKKIIGNF, from the coding sequence ATGGATAAAGCGATAGTTTTTGGAGCAGGCTTAAGTGGGCTTGGTGCAAAAGAATTACTTGAAAAAAAAGGATATGAAACATATTTGATAGATGACAAGGTGGCAATGCCTTCAACAGAGGGAATAAAACTTTTGAATGAAGAAAAAATTGAATTTATAGTAAAAAGCCCCGGGATACCTTGGAAAGCTGAACTTTTGAAAGTTGCAAAAGAAAAAAATGTTAAAGTTATTTCAGAAATTGATTTGGCTTATAAATATGTGGATAAAAATGTAAAAATTATTTCGTTTACTGGAACAAATGGGAAAACTACTACTTCTACAAAAATGGCAGAACTATTGAATTTTTCTGGATTTCGTGCTAAACTAGCTGGAAATGCAGGATTTTCATTTGCAAAGCTGGTGGCTGATGAAGAAAAGTTGGATTACATTGTGCTAGAACTTAGCAGTTATCAATTGGAAAATAATCCGCAAATTCATTCAAATATCGCTGGAATAATTAATTTGACACCAGATCACTTGACACGATATAATTCAGTTGAAGATTATTACATTACAAAATTTAATATTTTTGATAAGCAAGTGGAAAGTGATTTTGCATTAATTAATCTGGATGATAAAGAATTTGAAAAATTGTATGAAAGAAATGAAATAAAGGAAAAAATAAAATCTAAGAAGATATATTTGAGTACAGAAACTAAAGGAACAATTTTTGTTTATAAAAATGATATTTGCATAATGAAAGATTTTAAAAAACGTATTGATGAAATTGAAAATTTTGACGAAAATGTGGATAAAGTGTCAGAAATTTTGATGAAAACAGATGAGTTGTCGTTAAAAGGAAAGCATAATCTGGAAAATATGTTATTTTTAATTGGTTCAGCTAAAATTTTAAATATTTCAAATGAAAAAATTTCAGAATTTTTAAAATCAACAGTTGCTTTGGAACATAGGCTGGAAAACTTTTTCATAAAGGGAAATACGATATTTATTAACGATTCTAAAGGTACAAATGTAGAATCGACATTAAAGGCGATTGATTCGTTTGATAATTCGATTATTATGATTTTAGGCGGAGATGACAAGAAAATTGATAATATGCCTTTGATTGAAAGAATTAAGGAAAAGGCTGATTTTGTTTATCTTATCGGAGATAATGCTCAAATTTTGATTGACGATATGGAAAAAATTGGATATAAAAATTATAAGAATTTGGAAACGGTTGAAAATGTACTGAATTATTTGAAAGAAAACATTGATTTTTCAAAAAATCAGACAGTGCTGTTTTCACCTGCAACATCAAGTTTTTGCCAATTTAAAAGCTTTGAGCATAGAGGAAAAGTGTTTAAGGAATTGACAAAAAAAATTATAGGAAATTTTTAG
- the mraY gene encoding phospho-N-acetylmuramoyl-pentapeptide-transferase, with protein MLYLLQELFINNWKVLRIFKSIMLRASVAFMIAFLFMLVFGKPFIVWLKKKKYGDTAREEGPKSHFDKSGTPTMGGLLIIGAILFATAIAGNFTNKFVVFLFVITILFTTIGFYDDYLKLTKHKNGLSGKKKILGQMIITALTFWFVYKFGLVNKTIDFSIINPLIKNSYLYITPILFFVFIAFVIIGSSNAVNLTDGLDGLVSGPIIVVSITLLIITYLTGHHNYARYLNLYHIPEVSEITVYLASIIGALIGFLWYNFYPAQMFMGDTGSLTLGGILGIIVIFIKQELLLPIAGFVFIMEALSVMIQVWHFKTFGKRVFKMAPIHHHFELLGLPETKVTIRFWIVSIMTCLLTFVILKLR; from the coding sequence ATGCTATATTTATTACAGGAGTTATTTATAAATAACTGGAAAGTTTTACGTATTTTTAAGTCAATAATGTTAAGGGCCTCTGTAGCATTTATGATTGCATTTCTGTTTATGCTGGTTTTTGGGAAGCCGTTTATTGTCTGGCTGAAAAAGAAAAAATATGGAGATACTGCAAGGGAGGAAGGTCCAAAGTCGCATTTTGACAAATCGGGAACCCCTACAATGGGAGGACTTTTAATAATTGGTGCAATTTTATTCGCAACTGCCATCGCTGGAAATTTTACAAACAAATTTGTCGTATTTTTATTCGTAATTACAATTTTATTTACAACAATAGGATTTTACGATGATTATTTAAAATTAACAAAACATAAAAATGGACTTTCTGGAAAGAAAAAAATATTGGGACAAATGATAATCACGGCATTGACATTTTGGTTTGTTTATAAATTCGGACTTGTCAATAAAACAATTGATTTTTCAATAATCAATCCGTTGATAAAAAATTCCTATTTATATATAACGCCAATTTTATTTTTTGTATTCATAGCATTCGTAATTATTGGGTCTTCAAATGCTGTGAATCTGACGGATGGACTGGATGGACTTGTGAGCGGTCCAATAATTGTAGTGAGCATTACATTACTAATAATAACATATTTGACAGGACATCATAATTATGCAAGATACTTGAATTTATACCATATACCTGAAGTTTCAGAAATAACAGTATATTTAGCCTCAATAATTGGTGCATTAATTGGATTTTTATGGTATAATTTTTACCCTGCTCAAATGTTTATGGGAGATACAGGTTCCTTGACGCTTGGTGGAATTTTAGGAATAATCGTTATTTTTATAAAACAGGAATTATTACTTCCAATCGCTGGATTCGTATTTATTATGGAAGCATTGTCAGTTATGATTCAAGTCTGGCATTTTAAGACTTTTGGAAAAAGAGTATTTAAAATGGCGCCGATTCATCATCATTTTGAATTGTTGGGACTTCCTGAAACGAAAGTTACAATAAGATTCTGGATTGTTTCAATAATGACTTGTCTATTAACATTTGTAATTTTAAAATTAAGATAA
- a CDS encoding UDP-N-acetylmuramoyl-tripeptide--D-alanyl-D-alanine ligase produces the protein MNKSEVFQNFFNREKISDFKINNVSINSKELNKNDIFVAIRGGNSFVNEALEKGAFAVYDSEAVKIDEKYAERAFFVKDSIEFLQKFAREWRKNLDIKVIGITGSNGKTTVKDMIYHLLSQKYKGKKTEGNYNNHIGLPFTLLRAEKDDDFIILEMGMSDFGEIDLLGQIALPDINVITNIGESHLEFLKTKENVFLAKTEIIPHIKSTLVINGDDKYLKNVKAENIEIVRALNLRNNEYEDKTSDFYYGDIHFDESGTNFFLKYFGKMCQSTVERNYKTNVLGEHNVLNLVMAIAVAKQFGMEDKIISEAVKNIELTGMRFQIIENGNTTYINDAYNASPMSMKKSLETFSLIFNDKLKIMVLGDMLELGERELEIHRDLFDTIKNTNFDKLYLFGERMKSLLEKIKENMDNGNLENESLKNKEFEYFDEKNKIKDRIREISESKAVLLKASRGMKLEEIIEK, from the coding sequence ATGAATAAAAGCGAAGTATTCCAAAATTTTTTTAACAGGGAAAAAATATCAGATTTTAAGATAAATAATGTTTCTATTAATTCAAAAGAACTTAATAAAAATGATATTTTCGTTGCTATTAGAGGTGGGAACAGCTTTGTTAATGAAGCGTTGGAAAAAGGAGCTTTTGCTGTTTATGACAGCGAGGCTGTGAAAATTGATGAAAAATATGCCGAACGTGCATTTTTTGTCAAAGATAGTATTGAATTTTTACAAAAATTTGCTAGGGAATGGCGAAAAAACTTAGATATAAAAGTAATTGGAATTACGGGAAGTAACGGGAAAACGACAGTAAAGGACATGATTTACCACTTGCTTTCACAAAAATATAAAGGGAAAAAGACGGAAGGGAACTACAATAACCATATTGGACTGCCCTTCACTTTGTTACGTGCGGAAAAGGATGATGATTTTATCATTCTGGAAATGGGAATGAGTGATTTTGGGGAAATTGATTTGCTTGGGCAGATTGCCCTGCCTGATATTAATGTAATTACAAATATTGGAGAATCACATCTGGAATTTCTAAAAACGAAGGAAAATGTGTTTTTAGCAAAAACGGAAATTATTCCACATATTAAAAGTACGCTTGTAATCAATGGGGATGATAAATATTTGAAAAATGTAAAAGCTGAAAATATTGAAATTGTAAGGGCTTTGAATTTAAGAAATAATGAATATGAGGATAAGACATCTGATTTTTATTACGGAGATATTCATTTTGATGAAAGTGGGACTAATTTCTTTCTAAAGTATTTTGGGAAAATGTGTCAAAGTACAGTTGAAAGAAATTACAAGACAAATGTTCTAGGAGAACATAATGTACTAAACTTAGTTATGGCGATTGCCGTTGCTAAACAATTTGGAATGGAAGATAAGATTATCAGTGAAGCTGTAAAAAATATAGAACTTACTGGAATGCGGTTTCAAATAATTGAAAACGGGAATACAACATATATCAACGATGCCTATAATGCAAGTCCAATGTCTATGAAAAAGTCGCTTGAAACATTTTCGCTAATTTTTAACGATAAGTTGAAAATTATGGTTCTGGGCGATATGCTGGAACTAGGAGAAAGAGAACTGGAAATTCATAGAGACCTTTTTGATACAATAAAAAATACCAATTTTGACAAGCTGTATCTTTTTGGAGAAAGAATGAAAAGTTTGCTTGAAAAAATAAAAGAAAATATGGACAATGGTAATTTAGAGAATGAAAGTTTAAAAAATAAGGAATTTGAATATTTTGATGAAAAAAATAAAATAAAAGATAGAATACGAGAGATTTCAGAAAGTAAGGCGGTGCTATTAAAAGCATCACGTGGAATGAAACTGGAAGAAATTATAGAAAAATAA
- a CDS encoding ISAs1 family transposase — MHEYYHTEEIKWIACKNEWKGLKSIGMEEKTIIKEGEKKKEYRYYISSLKEDIDLFSRAVRGHWSVESMHWYLDVTFIVKLIQNRPKNRV; from the coding sequence ATACATGAGTATTATCATACTGAGGAAATAAAATGGATAGCTTGTAAAAACGAATGGAAAGGTCTAAAAAGCATTGGTATGGAAGAAAAAACGATAATAAAGGAAGGAGAGAAAAAGAAAGAATATAGATATTATATAAGCAGTTTGAAAGAAGATATAGATTTGTTTTCAAGGGCGGTGAGAGGTCATTGGAGCGTAGAAAGTATGCATTGGTATCTAGATGTAACATTTATAGTGAAACTTATACAAAACCGACCTAAAAACAGGGTATAA
- a CDS encoding IS630 family transposase: MWKGDSESSTEKIRIHKKKKQTKYREQDEKKVNVYLKKLSEASSGREIIYIDETGFDEYYYREYGWSKRGISIEGKKRGLRYSRINLVAGKIGNALIGSMIYKETMESEFFEEWFREILLRDIEKLGKRVLIVMDNARFHRKNILEKIIKGTEHCLLFLPPYSPDLNPIEKLWANMKKKLKDIAHNFNTLEEAVTSVLFNKLVQF, translated from the coding sequence CTGTGGAAAGGAGACAGTGAGAGTAGCACTGAAAAAATTAGGATACACAAGAAAAAAAAACAGACAAAATACAGGGAGCAGGACGAGAAAAAAGTAAATGTATATTTAAAGAAATTATCAGAAGCAAGTTCAGGCAGAGAAATAATCTATATTGATGAAACAGGCTTTGACGAATATTACTACCGTGAATATGGCTGGAGTAAAAGGGGAATATCTATTGAAGGGAAGAAAAGAGGATTAAGATATTCAAGAATAAATCTGGTTGCTGGAAAAATAGGGAATGCATTGATAGGAAGTATGATATACAAGGAAACAATGGAAAGTGAATTTTTTGAAGAATGGTTCAGGGAAATACTTTTAAGAGATATTGAAAAATTAGGGAAGAGAGTTCTAATAGTGATGGATAATGCGAGATTTCATAGAAAGAATATATTAGAAAAGATAATTAAGGGAACGGAGCATTGTCTATTGTTTCTTCCGCCGTATTCGCCGGATTTAAATCCAATAGAAAAATTATGGGCTAATATGAAGAAAAAATTAAAAGACATAGCCCATAATTTTAATACACTAGAAGAAGCAGTTACTTCTGTTTTATTTAATAAATTAGTTCAGTTTTAA
- the rlmD gene encoding 23S rRNA (uracil(1939)-C(5))-methyltransferase RlmD: MKHVIVRNNEKNEVMLIIVVSKKSQYNQLVKVLEKLYNENKFIKSVYISVKIDANNVILGEDTKHIFGDEYLKEEMEGIKFNIYPDSFFQINKSQAIKLYDKAIEFLGESRNNTVIDAFSGTGTIAMALSSKVRKAIGIESVESSVNAARETAVENKIDNVEFINGKVEKVLPELLKNEKAEAIIFDPPRRGIDEKALKSVVKNKIKKIVYISCNPATFATDTKFLIENGYKLEKVSTVDMFPQTNHVEVVALIQKE; the protein is encoded by the coding sequence TTGAAGCATGTCATAGTAAGAAACAATGAAAAAAATGAAGTTATGCTTATAATTGTTGTAAGTAAAAAATCCCAATACAATCAGCTAGTGAAGGTGCTTGAAAAACTGTATAATGAAAATAAATTTATAAAATCAGTGTATATTTCTGTGAAAATAGATGCAAATAATGTTATTCTTGGAGAAGATACAAAACATATATTTGGAGATGAATATTTGAAAGAGGAAATGGAAGGAATAAAGTTTAATATATATCCAGATTCTTTCTTCCAGATTAATAAATCACAGGCAATAAAGCTTTATGACAAGGCAATAGAATTTCTAGGTGAAAGCAGAAATAATACAGTAATTGATGCATTTTCAGGAACAGGAACAATCGCAATGGCTCTTTCATCAAAGGTTAGAAAAGCAATAGGAATCGAAAGTGTAGAAAGTTCAGTAAATGCAGCAAGAGAAACTGCTGTTGAAAATAAAATTGATAACGTAGAATTTATAAATGGAAAAGTTGAAAAAGTACTGCCTGAATTACTAAAAAATGAAAAGGCTGAAGCGATAATATTTGATCCGCCAAGAAGGGGAATAGATGAAAAGGCTCTAAAAAGCGTTGTAAAGAATAAAATTAAGAAAATAGTATATATTTCATGTAATCCTGCAACTTTTGCAACGGATACAAAATTTCTGATTGAGAATGGATACAAGTTGGAAAAGGTGTCAACTGTAGATATGTTTCCGCAAACTAATCATGTGGAGGTTGTAGCATTAATACAGAAAGAGTGA
- a CDS encoding GntR family transcriptional regulator, translating into MDLLVSEGLIIKRRGSGTFVKDMRDDEAIEIAMKKQFMGFKATHGNKRVTSDVIKFKVIPASAEIAEKLKIERNDFVYYIERVRYLNDEPYVVEYTYMPILIIKGLKEDVLKDSIYEYIENTLNLSIQSAHRVIKADLPTDLEKKYLKMKKLVPILEVEQIAFLSNGQIFEYSKSRHRGDKIELKMIEVK; encoded by the coding sequence ATGGATTTACTGGTTTCAGAAGGGCTAATAATCAAAAGAAGAGGCTCTGGAACATTTGTAAAGGATATGAGAGATGACGAAGCAATAGAAATCGCCATGAAAAAGCAATTTATGGGATTTAAAGCAACTCACGGAAATAAAAGGGTTACCTCTGATGTTATAAAGTTCAAAGTTATCCCAGCTTCAGCCGAAATAGCCGAAAAGCTAAAAATAGAAAGAAATGATTTTGTCTATTATATCGAAAGAGTGCGTTATTTAAACGATGAGCCGTATGTTGTTGAATACACCTATATGCCAATATTGATAATTAAAGGGTTAAAGGAGGATGTGTTAAAGGATTCAATTTACGAGTATATAGAAAATACATTAAATTTGAGTATTCAAAGTGCACATAGAGTAATAAAGGCAGATTTGCCGACAGATTTGGAAAAGAAATATTTAAAAATGAAAAAATTAGTTCCTATTTTGGAAGTTGAGCAAATTGCCTTTTTATCAAATGGACAGATTTTTGAATATTCAAAATCACGACATAGGGGAGACAAGATAGAGTTAAAAATGATAGAGGTGAAATGA
- a CDS encoding GntR family transcriptional regulator, producing the protein MLKYREIAQELRNKIINGDYIPNEKLPNEKEMCEKYKASRITVKKPWIYWFQKG; encoded by the coding sequence GTGTTAAAATATAGAGAAATTGCTCAGGAATTAAGAAATAAAATAATAAATGGAGATTATATTCCAAATGAAAAGCTTCCAAATGAAAAGGAAATGTGTGAAAAATACAAGGCAAGCAGGATTACCGTAAAAAAGCCATGGATTTACTGGTTTCAGAAGGGCTAA
- a CDS encoding family 1 glycosylhydrolase has translation MLTDILEKDGVLWESTEEELKIISENTVDFLGVNYYQPRRIKAREIEFDISKNGCLPDKYFENYDMPGKRMNIYRGWEIYPQAIYDIAKNIQDNYKNIKWFISENGMGVEGEEKFKNEQGIIEDDYRIDFFREHLTHLHRAIEEGSNCFGYHTWTPIDCWSWTNAYKNRYGFISVDLPTQIKTIKKSGYWIKKVSETNEIDSWDI, from the coding sequence TTGTTGACAGATATACTGGAAAAGGATGGAGTTTTGTGGGAAAGCACAGAAGAGGAACTAAAAATTATTTCAGAAAATACAGTTGACTTTCTGGGAGTGAATTATTATCAGCCTAGAAGAATAAAGGCAAGAGAAATAGAGTTTGATATTTCCAAGAATGGCTGCCTGCCTGATAAATATTTTGAAAATTATGATATGCCAGGGAAAAGAATGAATATTTACAGAGGATGGGAAATTTATCCGCAGGCGATTTATGATATTGCTAAAAATATTCAGGATAACTATAAAAATATAAAATGGTTTATTTCAGAAAATGGAATGGGTGTTGAAGGAGAAGAAAAATTTAAGAATGAACAGGGGATAATTGAAGATGACTATAGAATAGATTTTTTTAGGGAACATCTGACACATCTTCATAGAGCAATAGAAGAAGGATCAAACTGCTTTGGCTACCACACTTGGACACCAATAGACTGCTGGTCCTGGACAAATGCCTACAAAAACAGATACGGATTTATCTCGGTAGATTTACCAACGCAAATAAAGACGATAAAAAAATCAGGGTACTGGATAAAGAAAGTTTCTGAAACTAATGAAATTGATAGTTGGGATATTTAA
- a CDS encoding IS630 transposase-related protein codes for MAYEKDYRKRILNFYYENGKTKTLFQFNISSSTLYGWIKLKKETGDLSSRTRKRKFKVLDPEKLDEYMKNPKNADKYIREIAKDFGCGKETVRVALKKLGYTRKKNRQNTGSRTRKK; via the coding sequence ATGGCATATGAAAAAGATTATAGAAAAAGAATTTTAAATTTTTATTACGAAAATGGAAAAACAAAAACATTATTTCAGTTCAACATAAGTTCCAGCACATTGTACGGATGGATAAAACTTAAGAAGGAAACAGGAGATCTTTCATCAAGAACACGAAAAAGAAAATTTAAGGTGCTTGATCCTGAAAAACTTGATGAATATATGAAAAATCCAAAGAATGCAGATAAATACATCCGTGAAATAGCAAAAGATTTTGGCTGTGGAAAGGAGACAGTGAGAGTAGCACTGAAAAAATTAGGATACACAAGAAAAAAAAACAGACAAAATACAGGGAGCAGGACGAGAAAAAAGTAA
- a CDS encoding CPBP family intramembrane glutamic endopeptidase, with protein MSNRISIGKGVLWVLIWFGFMILYTILDISIWRKIAPEQSRVLNLITVVLCMAIFLNLLITKTNFKLQLFSNISFIGITLALGCSVLFYFLLDKGLDPIFEDLFPSSKENYQQIIRLIKISPIVSFLDFCILAPILEEVLMRGFLLDGLSTNYGKIVALLISAALFSILHFNIAQIVPSFICGIILGLLYFYTDSIFSCILAHIGYNSISYMMIMLPIYINHLK; from the coding sequence ATGAGTAATAGAATATCTATTGGAAAAGGCGTTCTCTGGGTACTTATTTGGTTTGGTTTTATGATTCTGTATACAATTCTTGATATTTCAATATGGAGGAAGATTGCACCTGAACAAAGTAGAGTTTTAAACTTAATCACTGTTGTTCTATGTATGGCGATATTTCTTAATTTACTTATAACAAAAACAAATTTCAAACTACAATTGTTTTCAAATATTTCCTTTATAGGAATAACATTAGCGTTAGGGTGTTCCGTATTATTTTATTTTCTTTTAGATAAGGGATTAGATCCCATATTTGAAGATTTATTTCCATCAAGTAAAGAAAACTATCAACAAATTATCCGTTTAATAAAGATATCGCCGATTGTCAGTTTTCTCGATTTTTGTATCCTTGCACCTATTCTTGAGGAAGTTTTAATGAGAGGATTCTTGCTTGATGGTCTTTCCACAAACTATGGGAAAATTGTTGCCTTACTTATATCTGCCGCACTTTTTTCAATACTTCATTTTAATATCGCTCAAATAGTACCTTCATTTATATGTGGCATAATTTTAGGTTTGCTTTATTTTTATACTGATTCTATATTTTCTTGTATCCTTGCTCATATAGGATATAATTCAATTTCATATATGATGATAATGTTACCTATATATATAAATCATCTCAAATAA